A single genomic interval of Zunongwangia sp. HGR-M22 harbors:
- the bamA gene encoding outer membrane protein assembly factor BamA produces the protein MTKNIVAFVIICFTLSIAANAQDLPIGNGKKYTLGEIKVTGSTRYNEQTVISFTRLKKGEELYIPGQRLSNVIKKLWDLDMFSDIEFYITNIDNGVADLELVITDIPKLSEVRIQGIKKKRDKEELIDENKLKTGVNVTENLITNTKNYIESKYKKDGYFNAKVAINTVEVKDTTGTNQVNMVVNIDTGDKVKIKNIDIIGNDQISDAKLKRAMKNTKQKRFYRFWKRSKFNRDDYQEDKQNLVNKLKENGFRDARIISDSLIKIDDKNIALNIKVEEGDKYFIGDISFVGNTVYTDEFLDRAMGIKKGDTYNGVLINERIEAQDPNATNISTIYRNNGYLFSSFNLVETRVYNDTIDFELRINEGKEAYFDEIRVVGNNKTKDHVIYRNLLTKPGQKYNQQDVVSTVRELGSLGFFDAEQLSPEFIDPDPQSGTLSLEYNVVEAGASQIELQGGYGGGGFIGTLGLSFNNFAISEIFNKEAYKPVPMGDGQRLSLRAQASTYYQTYSLSFMEPWLGGKKPVQLSTSFSYTRQFLYDYRSRRADKNRSFDILGVSVGFAKRLTEPDPYLQVSHTLGFQRYDLNNYNTGLFTYGDGFSNNLTYTFGITRDNTRYNPIFPIAGSVFSITAKFTPPYSLWNGVDYDDLENQREFQLEDNDGNLINRNGGRVTEANAVGDQAKIDQEKYKWLEFYKVKFKGDWYTTLANFGENKNLVLRTNVEYGFLGAYNQDRGVPPFERFYLGGDGLGSYSLDGRETIRLRGYPNQSLIPLDRTNSLSQASNDDGATIYNKYSLELRFPITLKPSASIYALTFLEGGASYDNFRDFNPFQLNRSAGAGLRIFMPAFGLLGIDFGYGFDALPGQPNSGANGWETHFIIGQQF, from the coding sequence ATGACGAAAAATATAGTAGCATTCGTAATAATTTGTTTTACTCTTAGTATCGCTGCCAATGCGCAGGATCTCCCTATAGGAAATGGTAAAAAATATACTTTAGGCGAAATTAAAGTAACTGGATCTACACGATACAACGAGCAAACCGTAATCTCGTTTACTCGACTTAAAAAAGGTGAAGAACTTTACATCCCGGGACAACGTTTAAGTAATGTAATTAAAAAACTTTGGGATCTAGATATGTTTAGTGACATTGAATTTTATATTACTAATATAGATAACGGAGTGGCCGATCTTGAGCTTGTTATTACCGATATCCCAAAACTATCAGAAGTTCGAATTCAGGGAATTAAAAAGAAAAGAGATAAAGAAGAGCTTATTGATGAGAATAAGCTTAAAACCGGTGTAAATGTTACCGAGAACTTAATTACAAATACCAAAAACTATATTGAAAGCAAGTATAAAAAAGACGGCTATTTTAATGCAAAAGTAGCTATCAATACTGTAGAAGTAAAAGACACAACCGGTACCAATCAGGTAAATATGGTTGTAAATATTGATACTGGTGATAAAGTAAAGATCAAAAATATTGATATTATCGGTAACGATCAGATCTCTGATGCGAAGCTGAAAAGAGCAATGAAAAACACAAAACAAAAACGCTTTTATCGCTTTTGGAAACGCTCTAAATTTAACCGCGACGATTATCAAGAAGACAAACAAAACCTGGTTAATAAGCTTAAAGAAAATGGTTTTCGCGATGCGCGTATCATATCTGACAGTCTTATAAAAATAGACGATAAAAATATCGCCCTAAATATTAAAGTTGAAGAAGGAGACAAATATTTTATCGGAGATATCTCATTTGTAGGGAATACAGTTTATACAGATGAATTTTTAGATCGCGCAATGGGAATCAAAAAAGGAGACACTTATAATGGTGTTCTTATTAACGAACGAATCGAAGCGCAGGATCCAAACGCAACAAATATTTCAACAATCTATAGAAATAACGGTTATTTATTCTCAAGTTTCAACTTAGTTGAAACGCGTGTTTACAATGACACTATAGACTTCGAATTACGTATTAACGAAGGTAAAGAAGCGTATTTTGATGAAATTAGAGTGGTTGGAAATAACAAAACAAAAGATCACGTAATCTATAGAAATTTACTAACAAAACCGGGACAAAAATACAACCAACAAGATGTTGTTTCAACCGTTAGGGAATTAGGTTCATTAGGATTTTTCGATGCAGAACAATTAAGTCCTGAATTTATTGATCCAGATCCACAAAGTGGAACATTATCTTTAGAATATAACGTTGTGGAAGCAGGCGCCAGCCAAATCGAACTACAAGGTGGTTACGGTGGCGGTGGCTTTATAGGTACACTAGGACTTTCTTTCAACAACTTCGCTATCTCAGAGATCTTCAATAAAGAAGCTTACAAGCCGGTACCGATGGGAGATGGCCAAAGATTATCTTTAAGGGCACAGGCAAGTACATACTACCAAACCTATAGTCTTTCTTTTATGGAGCCTTGGCTAGGAGGTAAAAAGCCAGTACAGCTATCAACATCATTTTCTTACACAAGACAGTTCTTGTATGACTACCGATCGAGAAGAGCTGACAAAAACCGTAGTTTCGACATTTTAGGGGTTAGTGTAGGTTTTGCGAAACGTTTAACAGAGCCAGATCCATATCTTCAGGTTTCACATACTTTAGGGTTTCAACGTTACGATCTTAATAATTATAATACCGGTTTATTTACTTACGGTGATGGTTTCTCTAACAACTTAACTTACACCTTTGGTATTACTAGAGATAATACAAGATATAACCCAATATTCCCTATTGCAGGATCTGTTTTCAGTATTACAGCTAAGTTCACTCCTCCTTATTCTTTATGGAATGGTGTTGACTATGATGACTTAGAAAACCAAAGAGAATTTCAATTAGAAGACAACGATGGTAATTTAATTAACAGAAATGGTGGGCGTGTTACCGAAGCAAATGCCGTTGGCGATCAGGCGAAAATTGACCAGGAAAAATATAAATGGTTAGAGTTTTACAAAGTGAAATTTAAAGGAGATTGGTATACTACATTGGCTAATTTTGGAGAAAACAAAAACTTGGTACTAAGAACTAATGTAGAATATGGATTTCTAGGTGCCTACAATCAGGATCGTGGAGTACCACCTTTCGAAAGATTTTATCTTGGTGGCGATGGTCTTGGCTCATACAGCCTTGATGGTCGTGAGACTATACGTCTTAGAGGTTATCCCAATCAATCTTTAATTCCGCTAGACAGAACTAACTCTTTAAGCCAGGCATCGAATGATGATGGAGCTACTATTTATAATAAATACTCTCTAGAACTTCGATTCCCGATAACGCTTAAACCTTCAGCTTCTATTTATGCATTAACTTTCTTAGAAGGTGGTGCATCTTATGATAATTTTAGAGACTTTAACCCATTTCAGCTAAACAGATCTGCAGGTGCAGGTTTAAGAATATTTATGCCAGCTTTTGGATTATTAGGTATCGATTTTGGATATGGTTTCGATGCACTGCCAGGACAACCTAATAGCGGTGCTAACGGATGGGAAACTCACTTCATCATTGGGCAACAATTTTAA
- a CDS encoding isoprenyl transferase — protein MNFKENLNLTKLPAHIAVIMDGNGRWAKKQGFLRAVGHNEGVKSVRDVVEGSAEIGVKYLTLYAFSTENWNRPKFEVDALMKILVSSLKKEIKTLQNNNIRLTAIGNIENLPKKAKRELLDVIDKTKDNSKMTLILALSYGSREEITSAFKILANKVQNGTLKPDEINDSLISENLYTKDVPDVDLMIRTSGEQRISNFLLWQMAYAELYFTSILWPDFRKENLYEAIYNYQNRERRFGKTSEQLS, from the coding sequence ATGAATTTTAAAGAAAATCTCAACTTAACAAAATTACCTGCGCATATTGCCGTTATTATGGACGGTAACGGTCGTTGGGCCAAAAAACAGGGCTTTTTAAGAGCCGTTGGGCACAACGAAGGTGTAAAATCGGTTAGAGATGTAGTTGAAGGAAGTGCCGAAATCGGAGTTAAATATCTAACTCTTTACGCATTTTCAACAGAAAATTGGAACCGCCCTAAATTTGAAGTTGATGCTTTAATGAAAATTTTGGTTTCTTCGCTAAAAAAAGAAATCAAAACATTACAAAATAATAATATTAGATTAACCGCCATTGGTAATATTGAGAACTTACCAAAAAAAGCGAAAAGAGAACTTTTAGATGTTATCGATAAGACAAAAGACAACTCTAAAATGACGTTAATTTTAGCTTTAAGCTATGGATCCAGAGAAGAAATAACCTCTGCATTTAAAATTTTAGCCAATAAAGTACAAAATGGAACGTTAAAACCAGATGAGATCAATGATTCTTTAATCTCTGAAAATTTATATACCAAAGATGTGCCCGATGTTGATCTTATGATTAGAACTAGCGGCGAACAAAGAATCAGCAACTTTTTGCTTTGGCAAATGGCTTATGCCGAGTTGTATTTTACAAGTATTTTATGGCCAGACTTTAGAAAAGAAAATCTTTACGAAGCCATTTATAATTATCAAAACAGAGAACGAAGATTTGGAAAAACAAGTGAGCAACTTAGTTAG
- the porG gene encoding type IX secretion system protein PorG, with product MRYRIALVLMVITSVHLQSQTYEVGAFLGGANYIGDVGKSTYINPSDLAFGGILKWNRSPRHSFRFSVIMGNIEADDTESNDTRREQRGYSFSNTITEASLGLEFNFWDFDLHKGTPQSSPYLYTGVTYFSADHVILDGSRGGPLVNQGTNWEFAIPMVIGYKTTLTQRLIGAVEIGARYTFTDNLDGSNPEELTDTQDPILTFGNQNTNDWYVFTGITFTITFGRKPCYSSF from the coding sequence ATGCGGTATCGAATAGCTTTAGTTTTAATGGTAATTACTTCAGTACATTTGCAATCTCAGACCTATGAGGTCGGTGCCTTTTTGGGTGGCGCAAATTATATTGGTGATGTGGGTAAATCTACTTACATCAACCCAAGTGATTTGGCATTCGGGGGTATTCTTAAATGGAATCGCAGCCCTCGCCATTCCTTTAGGTTTTCTGTTATTATGGGAAATATAGAAGCAGATGATACCGAAAGTAATGATACCCGAAGAGAACAAAGAGGTTACTCTTTTAGTAATACGATTACAGAAGCATCCTTAGGCTTAGAATTTAATTTCTGGGATTTCGATCTTCATAAGGGAACGCCGCAAAGCAGCCCTTATCTTTACACAGGTGTTACTTATTTTAGTGCAGACCACGTAATATTAGATGGATCTAGAGGAGGACCATTGGTAAACCAGGGTACAAACTGGGAATTTGCGATCCCAATGGTTATTGGTTACAAAACAACTTTAACTCAGCGTCTAATTGGAGCAGTAGAAATTGGCGCGCGATATACGTTTACAGATAATTTAGACGGAAGTAATCCAGAGGAATTAACCGACACACAAGATCCTATTCTTACCTTTGGAAATCAAAATACAAATGATTGGTATGTTTTTACCGGAATCACATTTACAATAACCTTCGGGAGAAAACCCTGTTATTCGAGCTTTTAG
- a CDS encoding NAD kinase produces MKIGIYGQFYHENAGTYINQLLELLQEQKVEVIIERYFLELINKNQSVTGEYSDYETFDVLDDSFDLFFTIGGDGTILKSVNYIKNLDIPIVGINTGRLGFLSTIQKEQIGETIHAILRKDFSISPRTVLQVETNPEFNEEIFKNVALNEIAVSRKNTTSMITVDTWLDDQYLTSYWADGLIIATPTGSTGYSLSCGGPVITPDADSIVITPIAPHNLNARPLIIKDNTKITLKVSGREDSHLLSMDSRLASLPNDTEIIIKKAPYTINLVELHDNSFLQTLRKKLLWGEDKRN; encoded by the coding sequence ATGAAAATAGGCATTTACGGCCAGTTTTATCACGAAAACGCCGGCACTTACATCAATCAACTTTTAGAGCTTTTGCAAGAACAAAAAGTTGAAGTTATTATCGAACGTTATTTTTTAGAACTTATCAATAAAAATCAAAGCGTTACGGGGGAATATAGTGACTATGAAACATTCGATGTTTTAGATGACAGTTTTGATCTTTTTTTCACTATTGGTGGCGACGGTACCATTTTAAAATCGGTGAATTATATTAAGAATTTGGATATTCCCATCGTTGGTATAAACACAGGGCGTTTAGGATTTCTATCTACCATTCAGAAAGAGCAAATTGGAGAAACGATACACGCGATTTTGAGAAAAGACTTTAGTATTTCTCCAAGAACGGTATTGCAAGTGGAAACAAATCCAGAATTTAATGAAGAGATCTTTAAAAATGTAGCCCTAAACGAAATAGCAGTTAGCCGAAAGAATACAACCTCGATGATTACAGTAGACACCTGGCTAGACGATCAATATTTAACCTCTTACTGGGCGGATGGATTAATAATCGCTACACCTACGGGATCCACAGGATATTCCCTTAGTTGTGGCGGGCCGGTTATTACTCCAGATGCAGATTCTATCGTAATCACACCTATCGCACCTCACAATTTAAATGCAAGACCGCTTATTATTAAAGATAATACAAAAATCACTTTAAAAGTTAGTGGACGCGAAGACTCTCATCTTCTATCGATGGATTCACGCTTAGCAAGTCTCCCTAATGATACTGAAATTATAATTAAAAAAGCACCCTATACTATTAATCTAGTAGAACTTCACGACAATAGCTTTCTACAGACGCTAAGAAAGAAACTTCTATGGGGAGAGGATAAACGTAATTAG
- a CDS encoding acetoin utilization protein acuB — MNMEEYILNDVSIRHFTDKIGEVQKDFNQLTYSHLPVENNGLYMGCISENDIRCFDAEKSIEDYQYALEGFFVRNTDYWLDVLETFAQNDSNILPVLDNENEYLGYIELNEIMGIFNETPFLNEAGNIIVVEKGFKDYSLSEISQIIESSNVHLLGLFVSKIENDLAQITIKINPTGITEVIQSLRRYGYSIISQHQEDSFNKNLRERSKYLDKYLNI, encoded by the coding sequence ATGAATATGGAAGAATATATTTTAAATGACGTTTCAATTCGTCATTTTACTGACAAAATTGGTGAAGTACAGAAAGATTTTAATCAGCTTACCTATTCTCACTTGCCCGTAGAGAATAACGGATTATATATGGGATGTATTTCTGAAAATGACATTCGTTGCTTTGATGCCGAAAAATCAATTGAAGATTACCAATATGCGCTGGAAGGTTTTTTTGTTAGAAATACCGATTACTGGCTAGATGTACTCGAAACTTTTGCACAAAATGATTCGAATATCCTACCTGTATTAGATAACGAAAATGAATATCTGGGTTATATCGAATTAAATGAAATTATGGGAATTTTTAACGAAACTCCCTTTTTGAACGAAGCAGGAAACATTATTGTAGTAGAAAAAGGATTTAAAGATTATTCGTTAAGTGAAATAAGCCAGATTATAGAATCAAGCAACGTACATTTACTTGGCTTATTTGTGTCTAAAATTGAAAACGATCTTGCCCAAATTACCATCAAAATAAATCCTACGGGAATTACTGAAGTGATACAATCACTACGAAGATATGGTTACAGTATTATCTCCCAACACCAGGAAGATTCATTTAATAAAAATCTTCGAGAACGCTCTAAATATCTGGACAAATACCTAAACATTTAA
- a CDS encoding pyridoxine 5'-phosphate synthase: MTKLSVNINKIATLRNARGGDIPNVVKCALDIEKFGAQGITVHPRPDERHIRYQDAKDLKPVLKTEFNIEGNPVTKFVNLVLEIKPAQVTLVPDAEDAITSNAGWDTIRYKEYLQEVISEFKKYGIRTSIFVDPDEKMIEGAAETGTDRIELYTESFAEKFAHGNKEEAVAPYAKCAKLAHDLELGVNAGHDLSLENIAFFKKHVNFVDEVSIGHALIAEALYLGLEETIARYLKKLK, from the coding sequence ATGACGAAGTTAAGCGTTAATATTAATAAGATTGCCACATTAAGAAATGCAAGGGGAGGGGATATACCTAATGTAGTGAAATGTGCTTTGGATATCGAAAAATTTGGAGCACAAGGCATTACGGTGCATCCACGCCCAGATGAAAGACATATTAGATATCAGGATGCGAAAGATCTGAAACCGGTTTTAAAAACTGAATTTAATATTGAAGGAAATCCAGTGACCAAATTCGTAAATCTCGTCCTGGAAATTAAACCAGCGCAGGTTACGCTAGTGCCAGATGCTGAAGATGCAATTACCAGTAATGCCGGCTGGGATACTATTCGTTATAAGGAATATTTGCAGGAAGTAATTTCAGAATTTAAAAAATATGGTATTCGTACTTCGATTTTTGTTGATCCAGATGAAAAAATGATTGAGGGAGCCGCAGAAACCGGAACAGACCGTATAGAACTTTATACAGAAAGTTTTGCTGAAAAATTTGCACACGGAAATAAAGAAGAAGCTGTGGCACCATATGCTAAATGTGCCAAACTTGCACACGATTTGGAGTTGGGTGTAAATGCTGGTCACGATTTGTCGTTGGAGAATATAGCATTCTTTAAAAAACACGTGAATTTTGTAGATGAAGTATCTATTGGGCATGCCTTAATTGCAGAAGCGCTTTATTTAGGTCTAGAAGAGACCATAGCAAGATATTTAAAGAAATTAAAGTAA
- a CDS encoding alpha/beta fold hydrolase has product MKLHTNVLGKGKPFIILHGFLGMGDNWKTLGKMFSEDGYEVHLVDQRNHGKSPHSDDFSYELLVEDLKEYIEEHKLEKIVLLGHSMGGKTAMLFAATYPELLDKLIIVDIAPKYYEPHHQEILAGLTLLEDANLSSRQEASKIISEYVPDRPTQLFLLKNLDREGKGNYVLKVNLKTLKDKIENIGAGLEKDEVYKGETLFIKGEKSNYIRLPEDEQLLRTHFPEAKIEVISNAGHWVHAENQNDFYNAIIRFL; this is encoded by the coding sequence ATGAAATTACATACTAATGTTTTAGGAAAAGGAAAGCCATTTATCATTTTGCATGGATTTCTAGGAATGGGAGATAACTGGAAGACTTTAGGTAAAATGTTTTCTGAAGATGGTTACGAAGTTCATTTGGTAGACCAGCGAAATCATGGTAAAAGTCCGCATAGTGATGATTTTTCTTATGAATTATTAGTGGAAGATTTAAAAGAATATATCGAAGAGCACAAGTTGGAAAAAATTGTGCTTTTAGGCCATTCTATGGGTGGTAAAACAGCGATGCTCTTTGCAGCAACCTATCCAGAATTGCTAGATAAACTAATAATCGTAGATATTGCTCCTAAATATTACGAACCTCATCATCAGGAAATTTTAGCAGGATTAACCTTGTTAGAAGACGCCAATCTTTCCTCTCGCCAGGAAGCCTCTAAAATAATTTCTGAATACGTTCCCGATAGGCCAACACAGCTTTTTCTTCTGAAGAATTTAGACCGCGAAGGGAAAGGAAACTATGTATTAAAAGTAAACCTTAAAACGCTAAAAGACAAGATTGAAAATATTGGAGCAGGTTTAGAAAAAGATGAAGTTTATAAAGGCGAAACACTTTTTATAAAAGGAGAAAAGTCTAATTACATAAGGTTACCTGAAGATGAGCAACTTCTCCGTACTCATTTTCCAGAAGCAAAAATTGAAGTAATAAGTAATGCGGGCCATTGGGTTCATGCAGAAAACCAGAATGATTTTTACAATGCTATAATACGATTTTTGTAA
- a CDS encoding OmpP1/FadL family transporter — protein MKKLVFLTLFGLAAAMAYAGGYRVGLQGQRRLAMGHTGVAVVDNAELAFFNPAGLVYLEDNINVAFGASAVFSDVVWQNDEFGQMSRTDSSIGTPFYAYISYRATDWLTLGLAAYTPYGSSVEWPTDWSGSHLVNDIDLQAIYVQALASVKISEKFSVGGGPIYVNGSVNFNRNLNRTLSDIDGNRANVTVDASGVHAWGWSFGAMYNPTDKLRIGANYRSEIIVEAEDGDADFSNIPNSPLAPFNDTRFDASLPLPAEFSIGASYELTEKWLLAFDYNRAFWDVYQSLDIDFEDPNIPDSENPRNYKDANTYRFGVQYLANEMFTLRAGYYFDESPVQSGYFAPETPRNDAHGFTAGLSVNITEKLSIDASFLYNRFKEVDESYNYYMENGENVPFEGTYKTVAFVPGLGVTFKI, from the coding sequence ATGAAGAAACTAGTATTTCTAACCCTTTTTGGGTTGGCAGCTGCAATGGCTTATGCAGGTGGTTACAGAGTAGGGCTTCAGGGGCAGCGGAGACTGGCTATGGGGCATACTGGTGTAGCTGTGGTTGATAATGCAGAGCTGGCCTTTTTTAATCCGGCGGGTTTAGTGTATTTAGAGGATAATATAAATGTTGCTTTTGGAGCAAGTGCCGTATTCTCTGATGTGGTTTGGCAGAATGATGAATTTGGACAAATGTCCAGAACAGATAGTTCTATAGGAACTCCCTTTTATGCTTACATTTCTTATCGAGCTACAGATTGGTTAACATTAGGATTAGCAGCATATACGCCTTATGGTAGTTCTGTAGAATGGCCAACCGATTGGTCTGGATCTCATCTGGTAAACGATATCGATCTCCAGGCAATTTATGTTCAGGCGTTAGCTTCAGTAAAAATTTCAGAAAAATTTAGTGTTGGTGGTGGTCCTATCTATGTAAATGGATCGGTTAACTTTAATAGAAACTTAAATAGAACCCTTAGCGATATCGATGGAAATCGGGCAAATGTAACTGTAGATGCTTCTGGGGTTCATGCTTGGGGATGGTCTTTTGGGGCAATGTATAATCCTACCGATAAACTGAGAATAGGAGCAAACTATCGTTCAGAAATTATTGTCGAAGCAGAAGATGGTGACGCAGATTTTAGCAATATTCCTAATTCACCACTTGCTCCTTTTAATGATACTAGATTTGATGCATCGCTGCCTTTACCAGCAGAGTTTTCAATCGGTGCATCTTACGAGCTTACAGAGAAATGGTTGTTGGCTTTTGATTATAACCGCGCTTTTTGGGATGTTTATCAATCTTTAGATATCGATTTTGAAGATCCAAATATTCCAGATTCAGAGAATCCTAGAAATTACAAAGATGCGAATACCTATAGATTCGGGGTTCAATATCTAGCTAACGAAATGTTTACGCTTAGAGCTGGTTACTATTTTGATGAATCTCCTGTACAATCAGGATATTTTGCGCCGGAAACACCAAGAAATGACGCGCATGGGTTTACCGCGGGACTTTCAGTAAATATTACCGAAAAGCTTTCCATAGATGCTTCTTTCCTTTACAATAGGTTTAAAGAAGTAGATGAGTCTTACAATTATTATATGGAAAACGGAGAAAATGTACCTTTTGAAGGGACTTACAAAACTGTGGCGTTTGTTCCTGGTCTTGGGGTAACTTTCAAAATTTAA
- a CDS encoding G-D-S-L family lipolytic protein, giving the protein MKNYKFLVVGLLALGIVSCEPDLDNPIDEKGSVYTNGEADFSNYVALGNSLTAGYADNALYITGQRNSYPNILAGQFALTQETQEFTIPYMNDNAGGLLLSGEPLQGFNNRLVLAVDEDGERAPSVYTGMSPTTDISNILEGPFSNMGVPGAKSYHLGVAGYGNIAGVQAGLANPYFVRFASSPQTSIMADAMAQNPTFFTLWIGNNDVLGYASSGGTGVNQTGNLDPRTYGSNDITDPDVFAQVYSGLVQTLISGGAKGVLINIPDVTDVAFFNTVPFNALNPAANDDFAAQIPTLNATFSQLNQVFAALQVSDRSIQYSETAASPVLIFDESLTNLSAEITQVLTQSGFDASMAALYGQQFGQVRQATSEDLFTLTSSRVIGQLNETRFTQLVQAGVPQEMAGQLAINGITYPLGDEYVLIPSEQTEILEATNAFNTSIKSIATTNNLAFVDANAMLSQVANGGVAYDGGSVTSTFGTGGAFSLDGVHLTPRGYAVMANEIIDQINATYGSTVPKVNVGQYNTITPSNDVQ; this is encoded by the coding sequence ATGAAAAACTATAAATTTTTAGTAGTTGGTTTATTGGCTTTGGGAATAGTTTCTTGTGAGCCAGATTTAGATAACCCAATAGATGAAAAAGGAAGTGTTTATACTAATGGAGAAGCAGATTTCTCTAATTATGTTGCTCTTGGAAATTCGTTAACCGCAGGTTATGCAGATAATGCACTTTATATTACGGGGCAAAGAAATTCGTATCCCAATATTTTGGCGGGACAATTTGCTCTAACTCAGGAAACACAGGAGTTTACAATTCCTTATATGAATGATAATGCCGGCGGACTTTTACTATCCGGCGAACCATTGCAGGGTTTCAATAATCGTTTAGTGCTAGCAGTAGATGAAGATGGGGAGCGTGCTCCTTCAGTTTATACAGGAATGTCGCCTACTACAGATATATCAAATATTTTAGAAGGGCCTTTTAGTAATATGGGTGTTCCTGGTGCTAAATCGTATCATTTGGGTGTGGCTGGTTATGGTAATATAGCAGGAGTGCAGGCCGGTCTTGCTAATCCTTATTTTGTAAGATTTGCTTCTTCACCTCAAACAAGTATTATGGCTGATGCGATGGCTCAAAACCCTACCTTTTTTACGCTTTGGATAGGTAATAACGATGTTTTAGGTTATGCAAGTTCAGGAGGAACTGGGGTAAATCAGACAGGTAATTTAGACCCTAGGACATATGGATCAAATGATATTACAGATCCTGATGTTTTTGCTCAGGTATATTCAGGTTTAGTACAAACTTTAATCTCTGGAGGCGCCAAGGGTGTCCTTATTAATATACCAGACGTTACAGATGTAGCATTTTTTAATACCGTACCGTTTAATGCACTTAATCCTGCAGCTAACGACGATTTTGCAGCTCAAATTCCCACTTTAAATGCTACTTTTTCACAGTTAAATCAGGTTTTTGCTGCCTTACAAGTTTCTGATAGAAGTATTCAGTATTCTGAAACAGCGGCTTCGCCAGTATTGATTTTTGATGAATCATTGACAAATCTTTCAGCGGAAATAACTCAGGTTTTAACGCAATCTGGATTCGATGCGTCGATGGCTGCACTATATGGGCAGCAGTTTGGGCAGGTTCGTCAGGCTACTTCCGAAGATTTATTCACACTTACTTCTTCAAGAGTTATTGGGCAGCTTAATGAAACACGGTTCACTCAGCTAGTTCAGGCAGGTGTGCCGCAAGAAATGGCCGGGCAACTTGCAATAAACGGGATTACTTATCCGCTAGGTGATGAGTATGTTTTAATACCAAGTGAGCAGACTGAAATTTTAGAAGCCACAAACGCCTTTAATACTTCCATAAAAAGTATTGCGACAACCAATAATCTTGCTTTTGTTGATGCTAATGCTATGCTTAGCCAAGTGGCTAATGGAGGTGTCGCTTATGATGGAGGTTCGGTTACTTCTACTTTCGGGACTGGTGGTGCATTTTCTTTAGATGGCGTTCACTTAACACCAAGAGGATATGCGGTAATGGCGAACGAGATTATCGATCAAATAAATGCAACTTATGGTTCTACGGTTCCTAAAGTGAATGTTGGTCAATACAACACTATTACACCTAGTAATGATGTACAGTAA
- a CDS encoding phage holin family protein, with amino-acid sequence MRLLLKLLLSALVVVGLAKILPGVSVSSYLTAFIVAVVLAVLNLILKPILVVLTLPVTILTFGLFLLIINAIIIFLADSFIGGFSVDGWFMAIIFSLLFSLFQSILYSLLDKD; translated from the coding sequence ATGAGACTTTTACTAAAACTTCTTTTATCGGCCCTTGTAGTGGTTGGTCTTGCTAAGATTTTACCCGGTGTAAGTGTAAGTAGTTATCTAACAGCGTTTATAGTAGCTGTAGTACTTGCGGTCTTAAACCTGATTTTAAAACCAATATTGGTCGTTCTTACCTTACCGGTAACAATTTTAACCTTTGGGCTATTCCTATTAATTATAAATGCGATAATTATATTTCTTGCAGATAGCTTTATAGGAGGATTCAGCGTCGATGGTTGGTTTATGGCGATTATTTTTAGTCTGCTTTTTTCTTTGTTTCAGTCGATATTGTATTCCCTTCTTGATAAGGATTAG